A window from Ciconia boyciana chromosome 21, ASM3463844v1, whole genome shotgun sequence encodes these proteins:
- the NKAIN1 gene encoding sodium/potassium-transporting ATPase subunit beta-1-interacting protein 1, which yields MGRCNGRCTLVGFCCLQLVAALERQIFDFLGYQWAPILANFLHIMAVILGIFGTIQYRSKYLMMYAVWLVLWVGWNAFIICFYLEVGRLSQDRDFIMTFNTSLHRSWWMENGPGCLVTPVMNSNLAPEDHHVITVSGCLLDYQYIEVVSSATQIFLALFGFVYACYVSKVFLEEEDSFDFIGGFDSYGYQAPQKTSHLQLQPLYTSG from the exons GTAGCGGCGCTGGAGAGGCAGATCTTTGATTTCCTGGGCTACCAGTGGGCACCCATCCTGGCTAATTTTTTACACATCATGGCCGTTATTTTGGGTATTTTTGGGACCATCCAGTACAGATCCAAATACCTCATGATG TACGCGGTGTGGCTGGTGCTGTGGGTCGGCTGGAACGCCTTCATCATCTGCTTCTACCTGGAGGTCGGACGCTTGTCGCAG GACCGAGACTTCATCATGACCTTCAATACCTCACTGCATCGCTCGTGGTGGATGGAGAATGGGCCGGGCTGCCTGGTGACGCCAGTGATGAACTCCAACCTGGCGCCCGAGGACCATCACGTCATCACCGTCAGCGGCTGCCTGCTCGACTACCAGTACATCGAGGTAGTGAGCAGTGCCACGCAGATATTCCTGGCG CTCTTTGGCTTCGTCTACGCCTGCTACGTCAGCAAAGTGTTCCTGGAGGAAGAAGACAGCT tcGACTTCATCGGTGGGTTTGACTCCTACGGCTACCAGGCGCCACAGAAGACGTCACACCTACAGCTCCAGCCGCTCTACAC atCCGGGTaa